One genomic window of Paeniglutamicibacter sp. Y32M11 includes the following:
- a CDS encoding FAD/NAD(P)-binding protein, whose translation MTHFVQADYLVVGAGAMGMAFADALIDHADVRVALVDRRHAPGGHWLDAYPFARLHQASAFYGVASTQLGDGRVQQFGPEAGLHDRADVSEICAYYAHIFNDRMASSGRVEFYNNCEYVADRSVVSHISGRITEVPSKCKIVDARYLAPDIPAVTPPRFGLAADVRMIPVNNLARTMDAPSQYVIVGSGKTATDACIWLLAHGVDESAICWVRPRDPWMLNRAVVQPDPEVFLGMAADTMEAAAGATSLEHLFLRLEDAGVMIRIDTSVTPTMAKTPTLARWELEKLRSIEHVVRLGHVRLIERGRIILDEGSLQISQDALVVHCAASGLRYPPTIPIWAPSVITLQPIRAGFPCFAAALAGYVEATRDHDAEKNRLCPSTPYPNSLGTWAKMQVLGTRAAISFGSEPDIKAWADTVALNPARVPPPEGRSAALEDSLSRLKARTPAGISRLVKLL comes from the coding sequence ATGACGCACTTTGTGCAGGCCGACTACCTCGTGGTTGGGGCTGGTGCCATGGGTATGGCGTTCGCCGACGCGCTGATTGATCACGCCGATGTGCGCGTCGCATTGGTCGACCGGCGCCATGCCCCTGGTGGGCACTGGCTGGATGCCTATCCATTTGCCCGTCTGCATCAGGCATCAGCTTTTTACGGGGTGGCATCAACACAGCTCGGTGATGGTCGGGTGCAGCAGTTCGGGCCCGAGGCTGGTCTGCATGATCGGGCCGATGTGTCGGAGATTTGTGCCTACTATGCCCACATCTTCAACGATCGGATGGCGAGCTCGGGCCGCGTCGAGTTCTACAACAACTGCGAATACGTTGCCGATCGAAGCGTTGTTTCGCATATCTCCGGCCGAATAACGGAGGTGCCATCCAAGTGCAAAATTGTTGATGCACGCTACCTCGCTCCCGATATTCCTGCGGTGACACCACCACGATTCGGACTCGCGGCCGACGTCCGGATGATTCCGGTCAATAACCTCGCCCGCACCATGGATGCGCCGAGCCAATATGTCATCGTCGGATCGGGCAAAACAGCAACCGATGCCTGCATCTGGTTACTGGCTCATGGCGTAGATGAATCCGCGATTTGCTGGGTTCGCCCGCGCGATCCATGGATGCTCAACCGCGCAGTGGTCCAACCGGATCCGGAGGTGTTCCTCGGCATGGCTGCCGACACCATGGAGGCTGCGGCAGGGGCAACATCGTTGGAGCATCTTTTCCTCAGGCTTGAGGATGCTGGCGTCATGATTCGAATCGACACCTCGGTAACGCCCACGATGGCGAAGACACCGACCCTCGCCCGCTGGGAGCTCGAAAAGCTGCGTTCAATAGAGCATGTGGTACGGCTGGGGCATGTCAGGTTGATCGAGCGCGGTCGCATCATCTTGGACGAAGGGTCTCTCCAGATATCCCAGGACGCGCTGGTCGTGCACTGCGCTGCTTCGGGGCTGCGCTACCCTCCGACGATCCCCATCTGGGCACCGTCGGTGATCACGTTGCAGCCAATCAGGGCCGGGTTCCCGTGCTTTGCTGCGGCGCTGGCCGGGTATGTGGAAGCGACGCGCGATCACGACGCCGAAAAGAACCGACTCTGCCCGTCAACGCCGTACCCCAACTCGTTGGGGACGTGGGCAAAGATGCAAGTTCTGGGCACGCGCGCAGCAATCTCCTTCGGGTCAGAGCCGGACATCAAGGCGTGGGCAGACACTGTTGCGCTGAACCCTGCTCGGGTGCCGCCACCGGAGGGCAGATCGGCGGCGTTAGAGGACTCGCTCTCTCGACTCAAAGCCCGTACTCCGGCGGGAATTTCCAGACTGGTAAAACTGCTCTGA
- a CDS encoding YidH family protein, with product MTNIGERMTPGEEEADRGYLAKLVLPGGKEPDPRFTLANERTFLAWIRTSLAFLAGGIALEVFASPAFPGSLRTGISLLLIIMGILISAGAALRWRLIESSMRHNKPLPLPLLIPLLGLGGAIAATIVAVLIATSS from the coding sequence ATGACGAACATTGGAGAGCGCATGACACCCGGTGAAGAAGAAGCTGATCGGGGTTATCTAGCCAAGCTGGTGTTGCCGGGCGGCAAAGAACCCGACCCGCGCTTCACCTTAGCCAATGAGCGCACGTTCTTGGCCTGGATTCGCACGTCGCTCGCCTTCCTAGCCGGTGGCATTGCGTTGGAAGTCTTTGCCTCTCCAGCATTTCCAGGATCTTTGCGCACCGGAATCTCACTGCTCCTGATCATTATGGGGATCCTGATAAGTGCCGGGGCCGCGTTGCGATGGCGACTCATTGAATCGTCGATGCGCCACAACAAACCTCTCCCACTGCCGCTCCTGATCCCGTTGTTGGGTCTTGGTGGAGCCATTGCCGCAACTATTGTGGCGGTGCTGATAGCGACCAGTTCATGA
- a CDS encoding DUF202 domain-containing protein codes for MNRSGAVPTHNDSGLQPERTIMAWGRTTMSLCVAGLIFLRWLPHYGLSVLLMVALCLSLAGGIYFTQRKRYARASAGVRDERIHADAVAVTSMTAVVFTLGVVGIIVVLGNQ; via the coding sequence ATGAATCGTTCCGGGGCCGTCCCCACGCACAACGACTCGGGGTTGCAACCCGAGCGGACGATTATGGCGTGGGGCAGGACCACGATGTCTCTCTGCGTGGCCGGGCTGATCTTCTTACGCTGGTTACCGCACTACGGACTGTCCGTCCTGTTGATGGTGGCCCTCTGCCTGTCCTTGGCGGGCGGCATCTATTTCACACAACGTAAACGCTATGCCCGTGCATCAGCGGGCGTGCGCGATGAACGTATTCACGCCGACGCGGTGGCGGTGACTTCCATGACCGCCGTGGTGTTTACTTTGGGCGTCGTCGGAATCATTGTGGTGCTCGGAAACCAGTAA
- a CDS encoding peroxiredoxin translates to MNSDLDLATRQMIGTAFPDGAFRSTDGTRFTAREFPASSFILFIYPKTGRPDVAEAPQWSMVPGAKGCTAESCEFRDLASDFAAIGYSLLGLSSQHSEYQQEAAERLHLGYPLLSDPEFTLVSALGLPTFEFDSERLYVRSTLVVSAGIITHVQLGITDAAGHPRHLLEQLRNLLVSEHHNDSDDAQSKHHGGHGSHRHRVGVNTFIAHAR, encoded by the coding sequence ATGAACTCCGATCTAGACCTAGCAACACGCCAAATGATCGGTACGGCGTTTCCCGACGGTGCATTCCGCTCCACCGACGGCACGAGGTTCACGGCCAGAGAGTTCCCCGCCAGTTCTTTCATTTTGTTCATTTACCCCAAAACGGGACGGCCAGATGTCGCCGAAGCACCCCAATGGTCGATGGTTCCCGGCGCCAAAGGATGCACCGCAGAGTCTTGCGAGTTCCGCGACTTGGCGAGTGACTTCGCCGCCATCGGATACTCACTTCTGGGCCTATCTAGCCAGCACAGCGAGTACCAACAGGAGGCCGCGGAGCGTCTTCATCTGGGTTATCCCCTCCTTTCGGATCCCGAATTCACCTTGGTATCGGCCTTGGGACTTCCCACCTTCGAATTCGATTCCGAGAGACTCTACGTACGCAGTACGCTCGTGGTTTCGGCAGGAATTATCACCCACGTGCAGCTGGGCATCACGGATGCAGCGGGGCACCCACGGCATCTCCTGGAGCAGCTGAGGAATTTACTGGTTTCCGAGCACCACAATGATTCCGACGACGCCCAAAGTAAACACCACGGCGGTCATGGAAGTCACCGCCACCGCGTCGGCGTGAATACGTTCATCGCGCACGCCCGCTGA
- a CDS encoding pyridoxal-phosphate dependent enzyme, translating into MSFGTLSPFVSPTVQLTQLFDAPDIEVFAKLDSLQLSGSTKERTAASLIDGLLDSGRLAEGGMIVESTSGNLGMALARQCVVRGIKFVAVVDQNANASALEIMRAFGAAIDVVPTPPDGNKLSARRKRVEQLLAEHPGAVTTNQYGSLDNPAAHFSSTMPEIIEAMDGRLDMLFVATSTTGTLLGCQNYIRHHQLKTKIVAVDSLGSVLFGGESGTRSLPGLGAGIVPELALAAEPDIVWRIEELEMVAGCKLLAQREGILAGASTGAIVAAMSRQLPSIPAGSRIAFLVHDSGVPYLHTVYNDTWVQENLAGKTTVKAGFGTTSAGVL; encoded by the coding sequence ATGAGTTTTGGTACGTTGAGCCCGTTTGTGTCGCCCACAGTCCAGCTGACCCAACTGTTTGATGCACCCGATATTGAGGTGTTCGCCAAGTTAGATTCCCTCCAACTCTCGGGCAGCACCAAGGAACGAACGGCCGCCAGCCTCATTGACGGACTCCTGGACTCGGGACGTCTGGCCGAAGGCGGAATGATCGTGGAGTCCACGTCGGGAAATCTTGGAATGGCTTTGGCACGACAGTGCGTCGTTCGGGGCATCAAATTTGTTGCCGTGGTTGACCAGAATGCCAACGCCTCGGCACTTGAAATCATGCGTGCCTTTGGCGCCGCCATCGATGTGGTCCCCACCCCGCCGGACGGAAACAAGTTGTCGGCCAGGAGGAAGCGGGTTGAGCAACTACTGGCCGAACACCCCGGCGCTGTCACGACGAACCAATACGGTTCCTTGGATAACCCCGCGGCACATTTCTCCTCGACGATGCCGGAGATCATTGAGGCGATGGACGGACGGCTGGACATGCTTTTTGTCGCCACCAGTACCACCGGGACACTGCTGGGATGCCAAAACTACATCAGGCACCATCAGCTGAAAACGAAGATCGTTGCGGTAGATTCACTCGGCTCGGTGTTATTCGGCGGCGAGTCAGGAACCAGGTCTTTGCCGGGACTCGGTGCGGGAATCGTCCCGGAGCTGGCGCTGGCGGCAGAGCCCGACATCGTCTGGCGCATCGAGGAGCTTGAGATGGTTGCGGGGTGCAAACTACTTGCGCAACGAGAGGGGATCCTTGCAGGGGCCTCCACCGGGGCAATCGTCGCGGCCATGAGCCGCCAACTGCCGTCCATACCCGCCGGATCTAGAATCGCATTCCTCGTCCACGACTCCGGGGTTCCCTACCTGCATACGGTATACAACGACACGTGGGTGCAGGAAAACCTCGCCGGAAAAACCACGGTTAAGGCGGGCTTCGGAACCACAAGCGCAGGGGTGTTGTGA
- a CDS encoding FAD/NAD(P)-binding protein, with product MTRIAMIGGGPKTLFALLELHDVLSPERAGTLHVDVYDPHPPGAGRVWQSGQPEVLRLNVASRIVDASSRLNDQNFGTWAACNAPQYMNDTYPPRAVVGRYLSEQFRTLSEQGNMELNHVPLVVLAVVRDVAGWQVHTAEGAEFYDEVVLATGHGLSDEPSAEEIPTAQNATPLIGDYGSLTEARIPPGGRVRLRGAALTAYDVALLLTEGRGGRWETDTTDGTGSLRYLASGREPSRIIMTSRTGLPMDPKPESIPPEIVELIRSRAQQLRRWGSDLATATETTTHKMDGLWRILLDAAADCAAMAGLRTSKLQLWRTALTGRSAEMRTGDGLDGFWRRSLAVNGGAAEPTTRWVWARVWSGLYAHLVVAVDRVRWEPRQRKLFDRIARNFERMAFGPPERTVQRLVALFEAGLLAQERTAVDVDHHAEIVVDALTPTPGILPKPGDAAKASLYADLLEAGEISVRSGERGLLTDLDGTCLDTRGQRNESLTALGRPTEGPTLGHDTLNRSLHEEPRRWARRIASQLPLPATSLSECQ from the coding sequence GTGACTCGGATTGCCATGATCGGCGGCGGACCCAAGACGCTGTTCGCCCTGCTCGAACTCCATGATGTGCTGTCCCCGGAACGGGCCGGAACACTGCACGTTGACGTGTACGATCCGCATCCGCCCGGTGCCGGACGAGTTTGGCAAAGTGGACAGCCCGAGGTCCTGCGGCTCAATGTCGCCTCACGGATCGTCGACGCCAGCTCAAGGCTGAACGATCAGAATTTCGGTACATGGGCAGCATGCAACGCCCCGCAGTACATGAACGACACATATCCGCCGCGTGCAGTGGTGGGCCGATACCTGAGCGAACAATTCCGCACTCTCTCGGAACAGGGGAACATGGAGTTAAATCACGTCCCCCTCGTGGTGCTTGCCGTGGTCCGGGATGTAGCGGGCTGGCAGGTGCACACCGCGGAAGGCGCGGAGTTCTACGATGAAGTGGTACTGGCCACGGGTCACGGTTTGTCCGACGAGCCGAGCGCGGAGGAGATTCCCACGGCTCAAAATGCAACGCCGCTCATCGGCGACTACGGATCGCTCACCGAGGCGCGGATTCCGCCAGGCGGTCGCGTTCGCCTCCGGGGTGCAGCCCTGACCGCTTATGACGTTGCCCTGCTACTTACCGAAGGCCGTGGTGGTCGCTGGGAAACGGACACCACGGATGGAACCGGCTCCCTGCGCTATCTAGCCAGTGGGCGAGAGCCGTCCAGAATCATCATGACCTCGCGCACGGGGTTGCCCATGGATCCTAAACCCGAGTCGATTCCTCCGGAAATCGTTGAACTCATCCGGTCGCGTGCTCAACAACTTCGCCGATGGGGGAGTGATCTGGCTACTGCCACCGAGACCACTACCCACAAGATGGACGGGTTGTGGCGGATCCTGCTTGACGCAGCCGCGGACTGCGCCGCAATGGCTGGGCTGAGGACCTCAAAACTTCAGCTGTGGCGCACCGCGCTGACCGGTCGATCGGCGGAGATGAGGACCGGTGACGGCTTGGACGGGTTCTGGCGGCGTAGTCTCGCGGTCAATGGGGGAGCAGCGGAGCCCACCACACGTTGGGTGTGGGCTCGAGTGTGGTCGGGACTCTACGCTCATCTCGTTGTGGCCGTCGACAGGGTTCGGTGGGAGCCGCGGCAGCGCAAACTCTTTGATCGGATCGCACGGAATTTCGAGCGGATGGCCTTCGGGCCCCCGGAGCGCACGGTGCAGCGGCTGGTGGCACTCTTTGAGGCTGGACTGTTGGCACAGGAGAGAACCGCGGTGGACGTAGATCATCACGCAGAAATAGTTGTTGATGCTCTGACTCCGACGCCAGGGATTCTGCCGAAGCCCGGCGATGCGGCGAAAGCATCACTGTATGCAGACCTGCTCGAGGCGGGAGAAATTTCGGTCCGCAGCGGAGAACGCGGACTGCTGACCGACCTCGACGGGACCTGTTTAGATACTCGGGGGCAGCGTAACGAATCCTTGACCGCTCTTGGCCGGCCCACCGAAGGACCCACCCTGGGCCACGACACCCTGAACAGATCCTTACATGAGGAGCCCCGACGTTGGGCCCGAAGAATTGCCAGCCAGCTACCGCTGCCCGCCACCTCACTAAGCGAGTGCCAATGA
- a CDS encoding Y4yA family PLP-dependent enzyme, producing the protein MKTMMQGIAPLTARLEPWMESVMADTQLCAELLERHGSPLNLHNFSAMDRNVAELRAAAANHDITFQIYLARKANKTLGAVEQAAASDCGIDVASLNELRQVLDAGVPGEKIVLTAAVKSTALLRLAVTNDVVISLDNYDEATELLGLEPIAGKPLRVALRLASDDPGIPPTRFGLKAGHWLNDLKTLDAHQRLKIEGIHFHLNGYDHTQRAILIVEALSFIERLRMLGHRPSFIDMGGGIPMSYLESAAQWDQFWSDLSALPAGNEELTWKSDRLGAHGPVPSAAVYPYHQSLVRGPWLDRLLRSRPDGQPLSIADRLRSQNIELRCEPGRSLLDGCGITLASVAFSKSRSDGVPLVGLHMNRTQCRSTSADFLLDPILLQAAEPARERSPLSGFLVGAYCIEEELLLRRRFNFPHGVAPRDIVVFPNTAGYLMHIVESASHQLPLAANLRWDGQDWVPDAIDELV; encoded by the coding sequence ATGAAAACGATGATGCAGGGGATAGCGCCCCTTACCGCCCGGCTCGAACCGTGGATGGAGTCGGTGATGGCCGATACGCAGCTCTGCGCGGAACTGCTTGAGCGCCACGGATCACCCCTCAATTTGCACAACTTTTCCGCCATGGACCGCAACGTTGCGGAGTTACGCGCAGCGGCGGCGAATCACGACATTACGTTCCAGATCTATCTGGCCCGGAAGGCGAACAAGACGCTCGGTGCAGTAGAACAGGCGGCGGCCAGTGACTGTGGGATCGATGTGGCGAGCCTCAACGAGCTACGCCAAGTCTTGGACGCGGGCGTGCCGGGCGAGAAAATCGTTCTCACCGCGGCCGTGAAATCAACGGCGCTGCTTCGCCTGGCGGTCACCAATGACGTGGTCATCAGCCTGGATAACTACGACGAGGCTACCGAACTTCTGGGGCTAGAACCCATTGCCGGTAAACCACTGCGCGTGGCCCTGCGACTTGCGTCGGATGATCCAGGAATCCCGCCCACCCGCTTTGGCCTCAAAGCCGGGCACTGGCTCAATGATCTGAAAACGTTGGATGCTCACCAGCGCCTGAAGATCGAAGGCATCCATTTCCATCTCAATGGTTATGACCATACTCAGCGCGCAATTCTTATCGTGGAGGCACTGAGCTTCATCGAGCGGCTGCGGATGTTGGGCCACCGGCCGAGCTTCATTGACATGGGTGGTGGCATCCCGATGTCCTACCTCGAAAGTGCGGCGCAGTGGGATCAATTCTGGTCGGATCTTTCCGCCCTTCCGGCAGGGAATGAGGAACTGACCTGGAAATCCGACCGATTGGGTGCCCACGGTCCGGTGCCAAGCGCCGCCGTATACCCATATCACCAGTCACTGGTTCGCGGGCCATGGTTGGATCGTCTATTGCGCTCTCGACCCGATGGTCAGCCGTTATCCATCGCGGATCGGTTGCGCAGCCAGAACATCGAATTGCGGTGTGAACCGGGGCGGTCTTTGCTTGATGGCTGTGGCATCACGCTCGCCAGCGTCGCCTTCAGCAAAAGCCGCAGTGACGGGGTGCCGTTGGTTGGCTTGCATATGAATCGAACCCAATGTCGTTCCACCTCGGCAGATTTCCTGCTGGACCCCATTCTGCTGCAGGCCGCCGAGCCAGCGCGGGAACGTTCACCTCTCAGCGGCTTTTTGGTGGGCGCCTATTGCATCGAGGAGGAGCTGCTGTTGCGCAGGCGATTCAATTTTCCCCACGGTGTTGCGCCGCGGGACATCGTGGTCTTTCCCAACACGGCCGGCTATTTGATGCACATCGTGGAGAGCGCGTCGCACCAGTTGCCGCTCGCCGCCAACCTTCGTTGGGATGGCCAGGACTGGGTACCCGATGCCATTGATGAGCTCGTGTGA
- a CDS encoding ferritin, translating to MNHPFNELLTRQLGNEFAASQQYIAIASWFDGQDLPRLAKHFYRQSLEERNHAMMMLQYMLDRGIKVEIPGIEPVRNDFGSAEEPLVLALAQEVEVTDQIKALFAAARAENDPLGEQFMLWFLKEQVEEVASMSTLLNVARRATNVFDVETFLARERVGDGGRSRSPVEDSGSPAPAGGAL from the coding sequence ATGAATCACCCATTTAACGAGCTGCTCACGAGACAGCTCGGCAACGAATTTGCCGCTTCCCAGCAGTACATCGCCATCGCCAGTTGGTTTGATGGACAGGATCTGCCGCGGCTGGCCAAACACTTTTACCGGCAGTCGTTGGAGGAGCGGAATCACGCCATGATGATGCTCCAATACATGCTGGACCGGGGCATTAAAGTGGAGATTCCAGGCATTGAACCGGTGCGCAACGACTTCGGATCGGCCGAGGAACCGTTGGTGCTAGCGCTGGCCCAAGAGGTTGAGGTGACTGATCAGATCAAGGCGCTGTTCGCTGCAGCCCGGGCCGAGAATGACCCGCTGGGTGAACAATTCATGCTCTGGTTCCTCAAGGAGCAGGTCGAAGAGGTCGCCTCGATGTCCACGCTGCTGAATGTCGCCCGCCGCGCCACAAACGTCTTTGACGTTGAGACGTTCCTGGCCCGCGAGCGTGTGGGTGATGGAGGCCGGTCCCGCTCTCCGGTGGAGGACTCCGGTTCGCCGGCACCAGCCGGGGGAGCGCTCTAA
- a CDS encoding cupin domain-containing protein encodes MRRITMAPGSVFGPLHDHQGRPGVVNILQGTITDHRDGVATHYGPGVGWPEDSTTTHWLENQGTVPAVEISVDIISRT; translated from the coding sequence ATGCGCAGAATCACCATGGCCCCCGGAAGCGTCTTCGGTCCACTGCATGACCATCAAGGCAGACCCGGAGTGGTGAATATCCTGCAGGGCACGATCACCGATCACCGAGATGGAGTTGCCACCCACTATGGGCCCGGTGTGGGTTGGCCGGAAGACAGCACCACCACGCATTGGCTAGAAAACCAGGGGACGGTCCCTGCCGTGGAAATATCCGTCGATATCATCAGCCGCACATAA
- a CDS encoding TerC family protein, translated as MNVSPLIWVITIIAILALLAFDYFFHIRKAHVPALKEAGIWSSIYVGIAVIFGVLVFIFGGVTMGSEYFAGYITEKALSVDNLFVFLIIIASFKVPREDQQKVLLFGIVFSLLARTGFIFLGAALINSYAWVFYVFGLILLITAGNLLKPGDHEADQSNNFIMRLAKRFMHTTDHFDGDKLFTVHNGKRALTPMLLVMVSIGGTDILFALDSIPAIFGLTQNVYIVFTATAFSLMGLRQLYFLLDGLLDRLIYLSYGLAAILAFIGVKLVLHALHENNLPFINDGEPIPVIEISTGLSLSVIIGVLLLTVIASLLSKAGKAQTAINSARRHAVNYIDLGYTADPMERERIYRLLTAEESQILTMDPKYRNKAKDVATIRQQVAEAHRLHAEYDKR; from the coding sequence ATGAACGTCTCACCACTGATCTGGGTCATCACGATCATAGCGATTTTGGCGTTACTCGCCTTTGACTACTTTTTCCATATCCGCAAGGCGCACGTGCCAGCGCTGAAGGAAGCGGGAATCTGGTCCTCCATCTATGTCGGCATTGCCGTGATCTTCGGAGTCTTGGTGTTCATCTTCGGTGGCGTGACGATGGGTTCCGAGTATTTTGCCGGGTACATCACCGAAAAGGCGCTGTCGGTTGATAACCTCTTTGTCTTCCTCATCATCATCGCCAGTTTTAAGGTGCCCAGGGAGGACCAACAGAAGGTATTGCTCTTTGGTATCGTCTTCTCACTGCTCGCGAGAACCGGCTTCATCTTCCTCGGAGCGGCACTGATCAACAGCTACGCATGGGTGTTCTACGTTTTTGGCCTGATCCTGCTGATCACCGCCGGCAACCTTCTCAAGCCGGGGGATCATGAGGCCGATCAGTCCAATAACTTCATCATGCGTCTGGCCAAGCGGTTTATGCATACCACCGATCATTTTGACGGCGACAAGCTATTCACCGTTCACAACGGAAAACGCGCGCTCACCCCGATGCTGCTGGTGATGGTGTCCATCGGTGGGACAGACATCCTGTTCGCTTTGGACTCCATTCCCGCCATCTTCGGACTGACGCAGAATGTCTACATCGTTTTCACTGCCACGGCGTTTTCCCTGATGGGACTGAGGCAGCTCTACTTCCTGCTGGACGGATTGCTGGACCGCCTGATCTACCTTTCCTACGGTTTGGCCGCCATCTTGGCCTTCATTGGTGTGAAACTGGTGCTCCACGCCCTGCACGAAAATAATCTGCCGTTCATCAACGACGGGGAACCGATCCCGGTGATTGAGATCAGCACCGGATTATCCCTCAGCGTCATCATCGGCGTGCTGCTGCTGACCGTCATCGCCTCCCTGCTGAGCAAGGCAGGAAAAGCTCAAACAGCCATCAACAGTGCCAGACGGCATGCCGTGAACTACATCGACCTCGGCTATACCGCCGATCCCATGGAGCGCGAACGCATCTACCGATTGCTCACCGCCGAGGAATCCCAGATTCTGACGATGGACCCCAAGTACCGCAACAAGGCCAAGGATGTTGCCACGATTCGTCAGCAGGTGGCAGAGGCGCACCGCCTGCACGCGGAGTACGACAAGAGATAA